From a region of the Oryza sativa Japonica Group chromosome 6, ASM3414082v1 genome:
- the LOC107281435 gene encoding uncharacterized protein — MAQEGKLDLLLKTMEENEKKRAEAEERSRLDLKDLKAAVEARLPQVEKQVVDLHASLGNLSAKVEQMESSLLKQSRGDKGIGEVKEDPFTTSPSPSPSLIHGKRDLTLNTSSPFAFENSTAQFDNMMGPGMVAGSIPSMTCPQFSGENPQMWRANCEVYFDVYGIPPGQWVKVATLNFVGNAAYWLQSVRNQLIGVTWFDLCDRVCALFTKDRQETLVRQWFHIRQTGSVSEYVEKFDCLMHQLLAYEQIVPPVYFVQKFIDGLKDEVRRVVIVQRPQDMDAASSIALLQEEAIEGVKFGMVRKSEGGTYVKSLHKTNSQ; from the coding sequence ATGGCGCAGGAAGGGAAATTGGATCTGCTGCTCAAGACAATGGAGGAGAATGAGAAGAAGAGGGCGGAAGCGGAGGAGCGGAGTCGGCTGGATCTGAAGGACCTCAAGGCGGCGGTAGAAGCAAGACTTCCACAAGTGGAGAAGCAGGTGGTGGATCTCCATGCATCTCTGGGTAACCTCAGTGCGAAGGTGGAGCAGATGGAGAGTTCTCTGTTGAAGCAGAGCCGCGGAGACAAGGGGATTGGAGAAGTGAAGGAGGATCCGTTTACTACATCACCCTCACCGTCTCCTTCATTGATTCATGGTAAGAGAGACCTAACACTCAACACCAGTTCGCCTTTTGCGTTTGAGAATTCGACTGCTCAGTTTGATAACATGATGGGACCGGGAATGGTGGCTGGAAGTATTCCTAGTATGACTTGTCCGCAGTTTAGTGGGGAGAATCCACAGATGTGGCGTGCTAACTGTGAAGTTTATTTTGATGTGTATGGAATTCCTCCTGGGCAGTGGGTGAAGGTTGCGACACTGAATTTTGTGGGAAATGCAGCATACTGGTTGCAATCTGTTAGAAATCAATTGATTGGGGTGACTTGGTTCGATCTATGTGATAGGGTGTGTGCTCTATTTACCAAAGATAGGCAGGAGACCCTGGTTCGCCAGTGGTTCCATATCAGACAAACTGGATCAGTGTCTGAATATGTGGAGAAGTTTGATTGTTTGATGCATCAGCTCTTGGCTTATGAACAAATTGTGCCCCCAGTTTATTTTGTTCAGAAGTTTATAGATGGACTGAAGGATGAAGTGAGAAGAGTGGTGATTGTACAGAGACCCCAGGATATGGATGCTGCGAGTTCAATAGCACTATTACAAGAAGAAGCTATTGAAGGGGTGAAGTTTGGTATGGTAAGGAAATCTGAGGGTGGTACCTATGTTAAGTCCCTGCACAAGACTAACTCGCAATAA